A stretch of Mucilaginibacter terrae DNA encodes these proteins:
- a CDS encoding YfiT family bacillithiol transferase — protein MTTQPDEHLRYPIGRFAKPSEYTSELFAQSINTIKTLPARLRAEVIKLTDAQLNTTYRPGGWTLKQVVHHLADSHMNALMRIKLALTEEHPSIKPYDEAGWANQIDYSLPVESSLKILEGIHQHMVALYESFDEAQWNRSFLHPERGVVYTIALSAAMYAWHSNHHLAHITETMKQWDK, from the coding sequence ATGACAACCCAACCCGACGAACACTTACGTTACCCCATAGGCCGTTTTGCTAAGCCCAGCGAGTATACTTCTGAACTGTTTGCGCAATCCATCAACACCATAAAAACCCTGCCCGCCCGTTTGCGTGCCGAGGTGATTAAACTGACCGATGCCCAACTGAACACCACTTACCGCCCCGGCGGCTGGACGCTTAAACAAGTGGTACACCACCTGGCCGACAGCCATATGAATGCTCTCATGCGTATTAAACTGGCACTAACCGAAGAGCACCCCTCCATTAAACCGTACGATGAAGCCGGCTGGGCCAATCAAATCGATTATAGCCTGCCTGTCGAATCCTCATTAAAAATACTGGAAGGTATACATCAACACATGGTGGCCCTGTACGAAAGCTTTGACGAAGCCCAATGGAACCGCAGTTTCCTGCATCCTGAAAGAGGTGTGGTTTATACCATTGCGCTTTCGGCGGCTATGTATGCATGGCATAGCAATCATCATTTGGCGCATATTACGGAGACGATGAAGCAGTGGGATAAATAA